The Clostridium sporogenes genome contains a region encoding:
- a CDS encoding CPBP family intramembrane glutamic endopeptidase, whose translation MGNFKDFNLNLKKVKGTESEISMKKIEERAKKIGLTNIIGYLLFWIFLYILSYFKTDESSILPYDSLALFFAFLIPSIFILKINFKKMFFNKNKLNIKSRIALIIIFISMYLVGATIDHFLGKSLNLDSLKSDPFLNLNFKMMIIRGIIVSITEEIIFRGIILENLREFGDGFAIICSSAIFGLIHQFRMIHAFVAGVFMGVLYVITGNLRSSICFHIFMNLVLTIILYILHSMFPTIGYDIAMVILTTFFLVIGIIVFNVSRKKNKEIKNFNINKLCSILRKIRDDKEKYKVFFGEAMVLLIILITIGSIVVEILKVI comes from the coding sequence ATGGGGAATTTTAAAGATTTTAATCTTAATTTAAAAAAAGTTAAAGGAACAGAGTCTGAAATAAGTATGAAGAAAATAGAGGAAAGGGCTAAAAAAATTGGATTAACTAATATTATAGGATATTTGTTGTTTTGGATTTTTCTTTATATATTGTCATATTTTAAGACTGATGAAAGCAGTATTTTACCTTATGATAGCTTAGCCTTATTTTTTGCATTTTTAATACCATCCATATTTATATTAAAAATTAACTTTAAAAAAATGTTTTTTAATAAAAATAAATTAAATATAAAGAGTAGAATTGCACTTATAATTATTTTTATTTCAATGTATTTAGTAGGAGCTACTATAGATCATTTTTTAGGTAAGTCTTTAAATCTCGATAGTCTTAAAAGTGATCCATTTTTAAATTTAAATTTTAAAATGATGATTATTAGGGGAATTATAGTTTCCATTACAGAAGAAATTATATTTAGAGGAATTATTTTAGAAAACTTACGGGAATTTGGAGATGGTTTTGCTATAATTTGCTCTTCAGCAATTTTTGGGTTAATACATCAATTTAGAATGATCCATGCATTTGTTGCAGGGGTATTTATGGGGGTGCTATATGTGATAACTGGGAATTTAAGAAGTTCTATATGTTTTCATATATTTATGAATTTAGTGTTGACGATTATTCTTTATATATTGCATAGTATGTTTCCAACCATTGGTTATGATATAGCTATGGTTATTTTAACTACTTTTTTTCTTGTAATAGGAATCATAGTTTTTAATGTTTCAAGAAAGAAAAATAAAGAAATAAAGAATTTTAATATCAATAAGTTATGTAGTATATTAAGAAAAATAAGAGATGATAAGGAAAAATATAAAGTTTTTTTTGGAGAGGCAATGGTGCTTTTAATTATTCTTATTACTATTGGAAGTATAGTAGTAGAAATTTTGAAAGTTATTTGA
- the asrB gene encoding anaerobic sulfite reductase subunit AsrB: MTANNVYMPFKSEILDIKKHTDIEYTFRMSYEGEVKPGQFFEVSLPKYGEAPISVCEIGEGYVDLTIRRVGVVTDEIYNYNIGQSLFLRGPYGNGFDLDNYKNKEIVVVAGGTGLAPVKGIMDYFSKNPKECKEFNLIVGFKTINNVLFKEDIERWKENINVNVTLDIAEEGYKGNTGLVTKYIPELNIKDKENVQIVVVGPPIMMKFAVAEFLKLGIKEENIWISQERKMCCGLGKCGHCKIDDTYICLDGPVFNYVKGKTLID; this comes from the coding sequence ATGACTGCAAATAATGTATACATGCCTTTTAAATCTGAAATATTAGATATAAAAAAACATACAGATATAGAATATACTTTTAGAATGTCTTATGAAGGAGAAGTAAAACCTGGACAATTTTTTGAAGTATCCCTACCTAAATATGGAGAAGCACCTATATCTGTGTGCGAAATAGGAGAAGGATATGTAGATTTAACTATAAGAAGAGTAGGGGTAGTTACAGATGAAATTTATAATTATAATATTGGACAAAGTTTATTTTTAAGAGGCCCTTATGGTAACGGATTTGACCTAGATAATTATAAAAATAAAGAAATAGTTGTGGTAGCAGGAGGTACTGGATTAGCTCCTGTTAAAGGAATAATGGACTATTTTTCAAAAAATCCAAAGGAATGTAAAGAGTTTAATCTTATAGTAGGATTTAAAACTATAAACAATGTACTATTTAAAGAAGATATAGAAAGATGGAAAGAAAATATTAATGTAAATGTTACATTGGATATAGCAGAAGAAGGCTATAAAGGCAATACAGGTCTTGTAACTAAATATATTCCAGAATTAAATATAAAAGATAAAGAAAATGTGCAAATTGTAGTAGTAGGACCACCTATAATGATGAAATTTGCAGTAGCAGAATTTTTAAAACTAGGAATAAAAGAAGAAAATATTTGGATATCTCAAGAAAGAAAAATGTGTTGCGGACTTGGAAAATGTGGTCATTGTAAAATAGATGATACTTATATTTGCTTAGACGGTCCAGTTTTTAATTATGTAAAGGGAAAAACTCTTATAGATTAG
- a CDS encoding YiiX/YebB-like N1pC/P60 family cysteine hydrolase: protein MNKKNIGIILLAISIFAISSSNVKATESNMEGKQKYTIEEKQVIEKNNKEMKELINNWDKIKEATPEEFIKIEKEKKSKFKPNNVRSFSAGDNTNRTQEEYLRDYEDFLGGYGDILITPMGKYDSFTGHAGIVCIDNQYTIEAYPMGKQVEGVQRRVNNWKDRYDKVILAGVNGADEFHYRNAIKYAEEKIGLGYNYNILNKWTTNRFYCSQIVWRAWMEQGFDLDKDGGSAVLPNDLISDKLQILKTSK from the coding sequence ATGAATAAAAAAAATATTGGGATTATATTATTAGCAATTTCCATTTTTGCCATATCAAGCAGTAATGTTAAGGCTACTGAAAGTAATATGGAAGGAAAGCAGAAATATACTATTGAAGAAAAACAAGTTATAGAAAAAAATAATAAAGAAATGAAGGAATTAATTAATAACTGGGATAAAATAAAGGAAGCTACACCTGAAGAATTTATTAAAATAGAAAAAGAAAAGAAATCAAAGTTTAAACCTAACAATGTAAGATCCTTTAGTGCAGGAGATAATACTAATAGGACTCAAGAAGAATATCTTAGAGATTATGAAGATTTTTTAGGTGGATACGGGGATATTTTAATTACTCCTATGGGAAAATATGATAGTTTTACAGGACATGCTGGAATAGTGTGTATTGATAATCAATATACTATTGAAGCTTACCCTATGGGGAAACAAGTAGAAGGAGTTCAACGAAGGGTAAATAATTGGAAAGATAGATATGACAAAGTTATACTTGCTGGTGTTAATGGGGCGGATGAGTTTCATTATAGAAATGCTATAAAATATGCAGAAGAAAAAATAGGACTTGGATATAATTATAATATATTAAATAAGTGGACAACAAATAGATTTTATTGCTCACAAATTGTTTGGAGAGCTTGGATGGAACAAGGCTTTGATCTAGATAAAGATGGAGGAAGTGCTGTTCTTCCTAATGATCTAATAAGTGATAAATTACAAATATTAAAAACATCTAAGTAG
- the asrC gene encoding sulfite reductase subunit C: MDINTKAIKKNAFRVTKHRGKTALRVRVPGGDLPVKYFAILTKIAEEYGNGKVHVTTRQGFEIPDLDFDKMDEINKLIQPVIEGLNINQDEVGRGYSAAGTRNVTSCVGNEVCPFANYNTAKFAKRIEKAIFPNDYHVKVALTGCPNDCIKARIHDFGILGMTEPQYDKYRCVGCEACINNCKKRVTGALKFENFKVIRDHEKCIGCGECVGKCPTGAWTRSKEKYYKLAIMGRTGKKNPRLAEDFIKWVDEDSIVKIIVNTYDYIHEYIDKDAPGGKEHIGYIVDRTGYQEFKKWALKDVNLKGKAELTKNINWSGIKYK; encoded by the coding sequence ATGGATATTAATACTAAAGCCATAAAAAAGAATGCATTTAGGGTTACAAAACATAGAGGTAAAACAGCTTTAAGAGTGAGGGTTCCAGGTGGTGATCTTCCAGTAAAATATTTTGCTATACTAACAAAAATAGCTGAAGAATATGGTAATGGAAAAGTTCATGTAACAACAAGACAAGGATTTGAAATCCCAGATTTAGATTTTGATAAAATGGATGAAATAAATAAATTAATACAACCAGTTATAGAAGGATTAAATATAAACCAAGATGAAGTAGGTAGAGGATATTCAGCAGCTGGAACTAGGAACGTAACTTCCTGTGTAGGAAATGAAGTTTGTCCTTTTGCTAATTATAATACTGCAAAATTTGCTAAGAGAATAGAGAAAGCTATATTTCCTAATGACTATCATGTAAAAGTAGCTCTTACAGGATGTCCAAACGACTGTATAAAAGCTAGAATACATGACTTTGGAATATTAGGAATGACAGAACCACAATATGATAAGTACAGATGTGTTGGATGTGAAGCCTGTATTAATAATTGTAAAAAAAGAGTCACAGGAGCTTTAAAATTTGAAAACTTTAAAGTTATAAGAGATCATGAAAAATGTATAGGATGTGGAGAGTGTGTAGGTAAATGTCCAACGGGAGCATGGACTCGTAGCAAAGAAAAATATTATAAATTAGCTATAATGGGGAGAACAGGCAAGAAGAATCCTAGATTGGCAGAAGATTTTATAAAATGGGTAGACGAGGATAGTATAGTAAAAATAATAGTAAATACCTATGATTATATACATGAATATATAGACAAGGATGCTCCAGGTGGAAAGGAACACATAGGCTATATAGTAGATAGAACAGGCTATCAAGAGTTTAAAAAATGGGCATTAAAAGATGTAAACTTAAAGGGAAAAGCAGAGTTAACTAAAAATATAAATTGGAGCGGAATAAAGTATAAATAG
- a CDS encoding ABC transporter permease → MIGWEIKKIAKSKIALIAIAIFILLTSIMAIVKPTLEDEIKHVNEQHETVVDKRSPIVIGKENFNKKIDGLVEASKSNGKDPMEKRMAEDSKKKIENIKDNEYKEVNFWKVFSYRSTHPVASFFMLIMIMLIVSNIYINEKISSVDNLILASKNKFKCLYSKMFLAILIPVIFYSVYLGLEFLMSIIQYGTPVNGNLQAFRIVDNFILLKGDPTIVNYVLSKISVMYLVLINISLVIFLFSSTLNNSLAVISGGAIFIVLGKVCMLIKFLPKKLLMILDKVNYIDMISYFDINIGMNWGNISIMGNNFDLINFSIGIVASIIILSTLLIIINFKKFITN, encoded by the coding sequence ATGATTGGTTGGGAGATAAAAAAAATAGCAAAATCAAAAATTGCTTTAATTGCAATAGCAATCTTTATTCTTTTAACATCCATAATGGCAATAGTAAAACCAACTTTGGAGGATGAAATAAAGCATGTAAATGAACAGCATGAAACAGTTGTAGATAAAAGATCACCTATTGTAATTGGTAAAGAAAATTTTAATAAAAAAATTGATGGGTTAGTAGAAGCCTCTAAATCTAATGGAAAAGATCCTATGGAAAAAAGGATGGCAGAGGATTCTAAAAAGAAAATAGAAAATATAAAAGATAATGAATATAAAGAGGTTAATTTTTGGAAGGTATTTAGTTATAGAAGCACTCATCCAGTTGCTAGTTTCTTTATGTTAATAATGATCATGTTGATTGTTAGTAATATTTATATTAATGAAAAGATATCATCCGTAGATAATTTGATTTTAGCATCTAAAAATAAATTTAAATGTTTATATTCAAAAATGTTTTTAGCTATATTAATACCTGTTATATTTTATTCAGTATACTTAGGATTGGAATTTTTAATGAGCATAATTCAATATGGTACGCCAGTAAATGGAAATTTGCAAGCCTTTAGAATAGTTGATAATTTTATTCTTCTAAAGGGTGATCCAACAATAGTAAATTATGTTTTATCAAAAATTTCTGTAATGTATTTGGTATTAATAAATATATCTTTAGTTATATTCTTATTTTCATCTACATTAAATAATTCTTTAGCAGTAATAAGTGGTGGAGCTATATTTATTGTATTGGGTAAAGTATGTATGCTTATAAAGTTCTTACCTAAAAAACTATTAATGATATTAGACAAAGTTAATTATATTGATATGATTAGTTATTTTGATATAAATATAGGAATGAACTGGGGCAATATATCTATAATGGGTAATAATTTTGATCTTATAAATTTTTCAATAGGAATAGTTGCTTCAATAATAATACTTAGTACTTTATTAATAATAATAAACTTTAAAAAATTTATAACTAATTAA
- a CDS encoding response regulator transcription factor, with amino-acid sequence MEKILIIDDDEDIRSMLKDYLGKEGYTIYTAENGKEGIELFKSFEASIVLIDIMMPKINGYDTLGKLREVSNVPVIMITAKGQQSDKVLGFIKGCDDYLVKPFDLTELSFRIRAILRRTNTNDKKDNDKIYLNDLEIIVDEFTVLKNGQRLKLTKKEFEILVLLASNKGKVFSPSVIYETLWNDSYIENDNSVLTHIRNLREKIGDRAKNSKYIKTIWGVGYSIEKDT; translated from the coding sequence ATGGAGAAAATTTTAATTATTGATGATGATGAAGATATAAGAAGTATGCTTAAGGATTATTTAGGCAAGGAAGGTTATACAATTTATACTGCAGAAAACGGAAAAGAAGGTATAGAACTATTTAAAAGCTTTGAAGCATCAATAGTTCTTATAGATATAATGATGCCAAAAATAAATGGTTATGATACTCTTGGTAAGCTAAGAGAAGTTTCAAATGTACCAGTAATAATGATAACGGCTAAAGGTCAGCAGTCTGATAAGGTGCTTGGTTTTATAAAGGGATGCGATGATTATTTGGTTAAGCCATTTGATTTAACAGAGCTTTCTTTTAGAATAAGAGCAATACTAAGGAGAACTAATACTAATGATAAAAAAGATAATGATAAAATTTATCTTAATGATTTAGAAATTATAGTTGATGAATTTACAGTATTAAAAAATGGACAAAGATTAAAATTAACAAAGAAGGAATTTGAAATATTAGTTCTATTAGCATCAAACAAAGGAAAAGTTTTTTCACCAAGTGTAATTTATGAAACTTTGTGGAATGATTCTTATATAGAAAATGATAATTCGGTTTTAACTCATATAAGGAATTTGAGAGAAAAAATAGGTGATAGGGCTAAGAATAGTAAATATATCAAGACCATATGGGGAGTGGGATACAGCATTGAAAAAGATACTTAA
- a CDS encoding HAMP domain-containing sensor histidine kinase translates to MKKILKLRGEMVTIAILSVIIASVSVIFINNLTNMFTKEQQYNYINENKNNKINHIIDEYKKRNIDDRELVDIINKWNEAYYNVYLVDSNGNVIASREKGIKNINLKEVKDKRVRKLEGENVFETSGIINVDYKKNIVYYSTYYANDSHNAVYILIMTVVLFIILTAGRIKYIGEINKGITAIANGDLKKRINIKYKNELSELAKSINIMANRLQEEEHKKNEFITNISHDLRTPLTTILGYIKMIEESKYENKEELNRYIHIINKKGMYLKSLLDDFFTYSKLNSNDIKVKYSNVDCNLFLQQIIEEEKINFMEKSLDLKLLGIENKVYINADGELMVRAIYNLLSNALKYSKEKTEVKVIMDEEEYNKKYYVTISVINTPKEKISEEETEKLFQRLYKRENERNSEGNGLGLTITKEIMNLNHGFIKAQVVNHELKFKLGFPEDKKIRI, encoded by the coding sequence TTGAAAAAGATACTTAAATTAAGAGGAGAGATGGTAACTATTGCTATTTTATCAGTAATTATAGCATCTGTAAGTGTAATATTTATAAATAATTTAACAAATATGTTTACTAAAGAACAGCAGTACAATTACATTAATGAAAATAAGAATAATAAAATAAATCATATTATAGATGAGTATAAAAAAAGAAATATTGATGATCGTGAATTAGTAGATATTATAAATAAGTGGAATGAAGCATATTATAATGTATATTTAGTTGATTCTAATGGTAATGTTATAGCTTCTAGAGAAAAGGGAATAAAAAATATAAATTTAAAAGAAGTTAAAGATAAAAGGGTAAGAAAATTAGAGGGAGAGAATGTATTTGAAACCAGTGGTATTATAAATGTAGATTATAAAAAAAACATAGTTTATTATTCTACTTATTATGCAAATGATTCTCACAACGCAGTATATATATTAATAATGACTGTAGTTTTATTTATTATACTTACTGCTGGAAGAATAAAATATATTGGAGAAATAAACAAAGGGATAACAGCTATAGCTAATGGAGATTTGAAAAAAAGAATTAATATAAAATACAAAAATGAACTAAGTGAATTAGCAAAGAGCATAAATATAATGGCTAATAGGTTACAAGAGGAAGAGCATAAGAAAAATGAGTTCATAACCAATATTTCTCATGATTTAAGAACACCTCTTACAACTATTCTTGGATATATAAAGATGATAGAAGAATCAAAATATGAGAATAAAGAAGAACTAAATAGATATATACATATTATAAATAAAAAAGGAATGTATTTAAAATCACTATTGGATGATTTTTTTACTTATTCAAAATTAAATTCAAATGATATAAAAGTTAAATATTCTAATGTAGATTGTAATTTATTTTTACAACAAATTATTGAAGAAGAAAAGATAAATTTTATGGAGAAAAGTTTAGACTTAAAATTGTTAGGTATAGAAAATAAAGTTTATATTAATGCAGATGGAGAGCTAATGGTAAGAGCTATTTATAATTTACTATCAAATGCATTAAAATATTCTAAAGAAAAAACTGAAGTTAAAGTTATTATGGATGAAGAAGAATATAATAAAAAATATTATGTAACTATTAGTGTAATAAATACTCCAAAAGAAAAAATAAGTGAAGAGGAAACAGAGAAGCTTTTCCAGCGACTATATAAGAGGGAAAATGAAAGGAATAGTGAAGGTAACGGATTAGGATTAACTATTACAAAAGAAATAATGAACCTTAATCATGGATTTATAAAAGCACAAGTTGTGAATCATGAATTGAAATTTAAATTAGGATTTCCTGAAGATAAAAAGATAAGAATATAA
- a CDS encoding ABC transporter permease yields MKWFDVFKLYNLKKLKSEKVILIFTALSIFVTTLISLLVPQIMKNTKEIMDNSIRQLNGGTLRVQVQYPSKKFNDEIASLKKEGYKVTVQELTNGYYKNSNGKKTIGKLISGKFNIGKDEIILYKSIANNIRAKVGDKIEIEYPEIGSKSYVVKKIENMPYGVDNDSKILGYGKILSDKNIEIRNEGLVLINGGNGEKLKERLKNIENGYEYSSLEDKNKSVQSDVDKEIMAYTVITEMAYILSIITIITTTVMILLRRKKDFAILKMLSIKSKSLKKSMVLELSLTIIIPVILAALCSFKLSTVILAFNKTNELISASEKVAIIFKGVVFNCVLFFLFLNIALMMLKNIEPLSIVRQDETKLRKIRKKILISSVILVPILLFAYSLYLGRLSAFAGGCFILLFIGIFLLITLCILKLITLIPFKNNVFIYGFKNIQKNFMSFTMILLSITITIVFLLIGFTLDNTIKYSMNKTMKNSLPYNYILLQKSGRDLEKNLKNNDYVNKYSKFYNISAKVTNSNIKSKAIRIAEIKKEDYKAQYKIIEGKDIFQGSKDQIIISDKYKKTNNLKLGDFINVESLAGNFKYKIKGIYDGGEFNFQTILKEYSGIGEESISYIIKSNSDKWMDGIKDSYVVSVDYLSNSISSMLNKSLDIFKYLCFLCIFSSVLFNMNIVYMNYIENKKDETIIIALGIGKGFCMKYQLFKLLLLVATSTIMSFGIYVLVLKTALRLFLNSDIYISFLYLLASMVISTVLSIITFNLPIRNLKKKVSFELLKE; encoded by the coding sequence ATGAAGTGGTTTGATGTTTTTAAATTATATAATTTAAAAAAGTTAAAAAGTGAAAAGGTAATTTTAATATTTACTGCTTTATCAATTTTTGTTACAACATTAATTTCACTATTAGTACCACAAATTATGAAGAATACTAAAGAGATTATGGATAACAGTATTAGGCAATTAAATGGTGGAACGCTTAGGGTTCAAGTACAATATCCTTCTAAAAAATTTAATGACGAAATAGCTTCTTTAAAAAAAGAAGGATATAAAGTAACGGTTCAGGAACTAACAAATGGTTATTATAAAAATAGTAATGGTAAAAAAACTATAGGAAAATTAATTTCAGGTAAATTTAATATTGGCAAAGATGAAATAATTTTATACAAATCAATAGCTAATAATATTAGAGCTAAAGTTGGAGATAAAATAGAAATAGAATATCCAGAAATAGGATCTAAAAGTTATGTAGTTAAAAAAATTGAAAATATGCCTTACGGAGTTGATAATGATTCAAAAATATTAGGTTATGGAAAAATATTATCTGATAAAAACATAGAGATAAGAAATGAAGGACTAGTATTGATTAATGGAGGTAATGGTGAGAAATTAAAAGAGAGGTTAAAAAATATAGAAAATGGATATGAATATTCTTCTTTGGAAGATAAGAATAAATCTGTACAAAGTGATGTAGACAAGGAGATTATGGCTTATACTGTAATTACGGAAATGGCATATATATTATCAATAATTACAATTATTACAACTACTGTTATGATTTTATTAAGAAGAAAAAAGGATTTTGCAATACTAAAGATGTTATCTATTAAGAGTAAGAGTTTAAAGAAAAGTATGGTATTGGAGCTATCATTAACAATAATTATTCCAGTAATATTAGCAGCTTTATGTTCTTTTAAATTAAGTACAGTTATTTTAGCTTTTAACAAAACTAATGAGTTAATAAGTGCAAGTGAAAAAGTTGCAATTATATTTAAAGGTGTGGTTTTTAATTGTGTGTTATTTTTTTTGTTTTTAAACATAGCACTTATGATGCTAAAGAATATAGAACCACTTTCCATTGTAAGACAAGATGAAACTAAGTTAAGAAAAATAAGAAAAAAAATTCTTATTAGTAGTGTTATATTAGTACCTATATTATTATTTGCTTATTCTTTATACCTTGGAAGATTATCAGCCTTTGCTGGTGGATGTTTTATATTGTTATTTATAGGGATATTTTTGCTAATAACATTATGTATACTAAAGCTTATAACCTTAATTCCTTTTAAAAATAATGTTTTTATATATGGGTTTAAAAATATTCAAAAAAATTTTATGTCCTTTACTATGATACTTTTAAGTATAACAATTACTATTGTATTTTTGCTTATAGGTTTTACTTTGGATAATACAATAAAATACAGCATGAATAAAACAATGAAAAACAGCTTACCTTATAATTATATTTTGCTTCAAAAGTCTGGTAGAGATTTAGAAAAGAATTTAAAGAACAATGATTATGTAAATAAGTACAGTAAGTTTTATAATATAAGTGCAAAAGTTACTAATAGTAATATTAAATCTAAGGCAATAAGAATAGCCGAAATTAAAAAAGAGGATTATAAAGCTCAATATAAAATAATAGAAGGTAAAGATATATTTCAAGGTAGTAAAGACCAAATAATTATTTCTGATAAATACAAGAAAACAAATAATTTAAAGCTAGGGGATTTTATTAATGTAGAAAGTTTAGCTGGAAATTTTAAATATAAAATTAAAGGAATTTATGATGGTGGAGAGTTTAATTTTCAAACCATACTAAAGGAGTATAGTGGAATAGGGGAAGAAAGTATAAGTTATATAATAAAAAGTAATAGTGATAAATGGATGGACGGTATAAAAGATTCTTATGTTGTATCAGTAGATTATTTAAGTAATAGCATATCTTCCATGCTTAATAAATCATTAGATATATTTAAGTATCTTTGCTTTTTATGCATATTTTCATCTGTATTATTTAACATGAATATAGTTTATATGAATTATATAGAAAATAAGAAAGATGAAACTATAATAATAGCTTTGGGAATTGGAAAAGGTTTTTGTATGAAATATCAACTATTTAAGTTGCTATTATTGGTAGCTACAAGTACAATTATGTCATTTGGGATATATGTATTAGTTCTAAAAACAGCCTTAAGATTATTTTTGAATTCAGATATTTATATATCTTTCCTATATTTACTTGCTTCTATGGTAATTTCCACAGTATTGTCTATTATAACTTTTAATTTACCAATAAGAAATTTAAAGAAAAAAGTATCCTTTGAGTTGCTAAAAGAATAA
- a CDS encoding molybdopterin-binding protein, with amino-acid sequence MKKIPVKEAVGCVLCHDITQIIPGKIKDRAFKKGHIIREKDVPVLLSLGKDHIYIWEKKEGYLHENEAAERLKNLSAGEGLAFSEVKEGKINFIANRDGILKIDKELLMELNLIDEIMLATRHNNMPVEKGEKVAGTRVIPLVIDEKKILEAEKLTKGKKIVSVKPYKKLKVGLIVTGNEVYYERIKDAFSPVIEKKLSRFDCSIIDKVILSDNPKIITETIENYIDKGADLILCTGGMSVDPDDTTPTAIKNTGGEIISYGAPVLPGAMFLVAYKDDIPILGLPGCVMYAKTTIFDLILPRIIAGERVTRRELAAYGHGGFCEECEVCRYPNCSFGKGW; translated from the coding sequence ATGAAAAAAATACCTGTGAAAGAAGCAGTAGGTTGTGTATTGTGTCATGATATAACTCAAATAATTCCAGGAAAAATAAAGGATAGAGCTTTTAAAAAGGGACATATAATTAGAGAGAAAGATGTACCTGTATTGCTGTCTTTAGGAAAAGATCACATATACATATGGGAGAAAAAAGAAGGCTATTTACATGAAAATGAGGCAGCAGAAAGGCTTAAAAATTTATCAGCAGGGGAGGGACTAGCCTTTTCGGAAGTAAAAGAGGGAAAAATAAATTTTATTGCAAATAGAGATGGAATTTTAAAAATAGATAAAGAACTTTTAATGGAATTAAATCTAATAGATGAGATTATGTTAGCTACAAGACATAATAATATGCCAGTTGAAAAAGGGGAAAAAGTAGCTGGCACAAGAGTAATTCCACTTGTTATTGATGAAAAGAAAATATTAGAAGCAGAAAAGTTGACTAAAGGTAAGAAAATAGTGAGTGTTAAGCCATATAAAAAATTAAAAGTAGGATTAATCGTTACAGGAAATGAGGTTTATTATGAAAGGATAAAAGATGCTTTTTCACCAGTAATAGAAAAAAAGCTATCTAGATTTGACTGTTCAATAATAGACAAGGTTATATTATCAGATAATCCCAAAATTATAACTGAAACTATAGAAAATTATATAGATAAAGGAGCAGATCTTATACTTTGCACAGGTGGCATGTCCGTAGATCCAGATGATACTACTCCAACAGCCATTAAAAATACTGGTGGAGAAATAATATCTTATGGAGCACCAGTACTTCCAGGGGCAATGTTTTTAGTTGCATATAAGGATGATATTCCTATTTTAGGATTACCTGGTTGTGTAATGTATGCTAAAACAACTATTTTTGATTTAATTCTTCCAAGAATAATTGCTGGAGAAAGAGTAACAAGAAGAGAATTAGCAGCATATGGACATGGAGGATTTTGTGAAGAATGTGAAGTCTGTAGATATCCCAATTGCAGCTTTGGTAAGGGATGGTAA
- a CDS encoding ABC transporter ATP-binding protein, whose translation MIEMENVHKSFIQGNNEQKVLNNINLKVDKNDFITIMGPSGGGKSTLLYTLALLSEPNSGNILFNNKIVNLKNDREVEKLRRKNIGLIFQNHNLISCLTSLENIIIAIDSKETYKEKKEKAEYFLRKVGLYERRNVISTALSGGEAQRVAVVRALINNPKIIFCDEPTGALDSANGKKVISLLLNLKKEIGCSLVIVTHDEKIGSLGEKRFLLKDGVINEVV comes from the coding sequence ATGATAGAAATGGAAAATGTACATAAGTCATTTATTCAAGGAAATAATGAACAAAAGGTTTTAAATAATATTAATTTAAAAGTGGACAAAAATGATTTTATAACCATTATGGGACCATCAGGTGGAGGTAAATCTACACTTTTATATACTTTAGCATTACTTTCAGAGCCTAATTCAGGTAATATTCTATTCAATAATAAGATTGTTAATTTAAAAAATGATAGAGAAGTAGAAAAACTAAGGAGAAAGAATATAGGTCTTATTTTTCAAAACCATAATTTAATAAGTTGTTTAACATCATTAGAAAATATTATTATTGCAATTGATTCAAAGGAAACTTATAAAGAAAAAAAGGAAAAGGCTGAATATTTTTTAAGAAAAGTTGGTTTATATGAAAGAAGAAATGTTATATCAACAGCACTTTCAGGAGGAGAAGCCCAAAGAGTAGCAGTAGTAAGAGCTTTAATAAATAATCCTAAAATAATTTTTTGTGATGAACCTACAGGGGCTTTAGATTCAGCTAATGGGAAAAAGGTAATTTCTTTATTATTAAATTTAAAAAAAGAAATAGGATGTTCTCTTGTAATTGTTACTCATGATGAGAAAATCGGAAGTCTGGGTGAAAAAAGATTTTTGCTAAAGGATGGTGTAATTAATGAAGTGGTTTGA